In Oscillatoria acuminata PCC 6304, a single window of DNA contains:
- the petH gene encoding ferredoxin--NADP reductase has protein sequence MYNPSAAGVTVNTESGNRFFVYEVVGLRQTDESDATTNPIRRSGSTFITVPYNRMNQEMRRITRMGGQIVSIRPLGEEGTSNGHRTPTVSQEQTHKEAQPSKPMTETKAKKAKTDDIPVNIYKPKNPYIGKCLSNEPLVREGGSGIVQHLTFDLSAGDLRYLEGQSIGIIPPGEDQKGKPHKLRLYSIASTRHGDHEDDKTVSLCVRELVYQHPETNETVKGVCSSFLCHLQPGDDVAITGPVGKEMLLPDDEESTVIMMATGTGIAPFRAFLWRMFKEQHEDYKFKGLAWLFFGIPYSANILYKEELEKLQAEFPDNFRLTYAISREQENAQGGKMYIQDRIAENAEEIWNLLQKPNAHTYICGLKGMEGGIDEGMSAVTSKQGVDWLDYQKQLKKGHRWHVETY, from the coding sequence ATGTACAATCCCAGCGCCGCAGGCGTTACAGTGAATACAGAATCTGGGAACCGCTTTTTCGTATATGAAGTAGTGGGTCTGCGCCAAACTGACGAGAGTGATGCGACCACTAACCCCATTCGTCGGAGTGGCAGTACCTTTATTACGGTACCGTACAACCGCATGAACCAAGAAATGCGCCGGATCACGCGGATGGGGGGACAAATTGTCAGCATTCGTCCTCTGGGCGAAGAAGGGACGAGCAATGGTCACAGAACTCCCACTGTCAGTCAAGAGCAGACCCATAAGGAAGCTCAACCCAGCAAGCCAATGACTGAAACTAAGGCGAAAAAGGCAAAAACCGACGATATTCCTGTTAATATCTACAAGCCCAAAAATCCCTATATTGGTAAGTGCCTCAGCAATGAACCCCTCGTCAGAGAAGGTGGAAGTGGGATCGTTCAACACTTGACCTTCGACCTTTCTGCGGGGGACCTGCGGTATTTAGAAGGTCAAAGTATCGGGATTATTCCTCCGGGAGAAGACCAAAAAGGCAAACCTCATAAACTGCGTTTGTACTCGATCGCTTCGACTCGTCATGGCGACCATGAGGACGACAAAACCGTCTCTCTATGTGTCCGTGAATTAGTTTACCAGCATCCAGAAACCAACGAAACCGTTAAGGGTGTTTGCTCATCTTTCCTATGCCATTTGCAGCCTGGAGATGATGTCGCCATCACGGGTCCCGTGGGTAAGGAAATGTTGCTCCCTGACGATGAAGAATCTACTGTCATCATGATGGCAACCGGGACCGGGATTGCTCCCTTCCGGGCTTTCTTATGGCGGATGTTCAAGGAACAACATGAAGACTACAAGTTCAAAGGTTTGGCCTGGTTGTTCTTCGGTATCCCCTACAGTGCCAATATTCTGTACAAAGAAGAGTTAGAAAAGTTACAAGCTGAGTTCCCCGATAACTTCCGCTTGACCTACGCCATCAGCCGGGAACAAGAGAATGCTCAAGGCGGTAAGATGTACATCCAAGACCGGATTGCAGAAAACGCCGAAGAAATCTGGAACCTGCTGCAAAAACCGAATGCTCATACCTACATTTGCGGTTTGAAAGGTATGGAAGGCGGCATTGATGAAGGGATGTCTGCGGTGACCTCTAAACA
- a CDS encoding phosphoribulokinase: MTSKPESVVLIGVAGDSGCGKSTFLHRLKDLFGEELMTVICLDDYHSLDRKQRKEHGVTALDPRANNFDLMYEQVKALKNGQGVNKPIYNHETGMIDPPERVEPNHIIVIEGLHPIYDERVRSLLDFSVYLDISDEVKIAWKIQRDMAERGHRYEDVLASINSRRPDFSAYIEPQKAHADVVIRVLPTNLIPDDKERKVLRVQMIQRYGVHGMDPVYLFDEGSTINWTPCGRKLTCSYPGIKMAYGPDAFEGHEVSILEVDGQFENLEEMIYIESHLSNTSTKFYGELTELLLQHPTYPGSNNGTGLFQVLTGLKMRAAYERLTSKEAKIAAKV; encoded by the coding sequence ATGACCAGTAAGCCGGAAAGCGTGGTTCTAATTGGTGTTGCCGGAGACTCCGGATGCGGCAAATCGACATTCCTGCACCGACTAAAAGACCTATTTGGAGAAGAACTGATGACCGTCATCTGCTTGGATGACTATCACAGTTTAGACCGCAAACAGCGGAAAGAGCATGGGGTCACAGCGCTTGACCCGAGAGCGAATAACTTTGATTTGATGTATGAACAAGTAAAAGCGCTAAAGAACGGTCAGGGGGTTAACAAGCCTATCTATAACCACGAAACTGGCATGATCGATCCACCTGAACGGGTGGAACCGAATCACATTATCGTGATTGAAGGGCTGCATCCCATTTATGATGAGCGGGTTCGCTCCCTGCTCGATTTCAGCGTCTACCTCGATATCAGTGATGAGGTAAAGATTGCCTGGAAAATTCAACGGGACATGGCAGAACGCGGTCACCGTTATGAAGATGTTTTAGCATCGATTAACTCCCGTCGTCCTGACTTTAGCGCCTACATTGAACCGCAAAAAGCTCATGCTGATGTGGTCATCCGGGTGTTACCGACTAACTTAATCCCCGATGACAAAGAACGGAAGGTTCTGCGGGTGCAGATGATCCAACGGTACGGGGTTCACGGCATGGATCCAGTTTATCTGTTTGATGAGGGTTCGACGATTAATTGGACGCCTTGTGGACGTAAACTCACCTGTTCCTACCCAGGGATCAAAATGGCCTACGGACCGGATGCTTTTGAGGGTCATGAAGTCTCGATTTTAGAAGTAGACGGTCAGTTCGAGAATTTAGAGGAGATGATCTATATTGAAAGTCACCTCAGTAACACCTCTACTAAGTTTTACGGGGAATTGACCGAACTGTTGCTCCAGCACCCCACCTATCCGGGTTCTAACAATGGTACAGGTTTGTTCCAAGTGCTCACGGGTCTGAAGATGCGGGCCGCCTACGAGCGCTTGACTTCCAAGGAAGCAAAAATAGCAGCGAAGGTGTAA